Part of the Trichoderma asperellum chromosome 1, complete sequence genome is shown below.
GGCTTGCCAGTTTCAATGGGAGCAAGGCTAGTAGCGTTGGGAGATGGAGTCGTATAGGAAGACCGATCGAGACTAGCCACTCGAGGAGGATAGTCGCGAACAATGGAAAATGCACCGCCGTAGTACGGGGTGGCAGGGGCAGACTCTGTGGTAGAGTATGAGCCACGACGATTCTCAAGGCCTGGAACATCAGAGTGGCCACGATCCACACGAGGCTGAGCAGTACCCGGGCGACCAGGGGTAAAGGGCAGCAAAGGCGCTGAAAGTCCGACGTACGAAGCACCGTAACCGCCTGGAGCAACTGAGAAATTAAGATATGGGTTCTCGTTGGAATGACCAAGTCCCATTGGCTGGGCGGCTGGGACGGGAGTGAGGACGAATTGGCTATCCGAGTTTACCATGAAAGCATGGCCTGGTCCCATGGGGATGGGAGCCGCACTACTGGGCATACTCATGCCGCCAAGCGTCATTCCGTTGAAGTGATTAAGAATTGTGCCGGGATCCGCAGCTCCGTGGGAGGCTCGGCCGGTGTAGTAAGGATTAGCAACGCCGCTGTTGGCTTCCATTTTGGATTCGGCAACAGTTTGGAGATGGTAAGACATGTGATTGCCTGTTGTAGACGAGATTAGTGATACGTTACAAGGTAAATGTGTATATCGCCAGAGATTGATCCTTCCTGTTGAGGATTGATGGACAAGAGCATAAGATGTCTGTAGATATTCCCAGCATAGATCACTACGTTGCCAAAAAGCCATATAGCTCAAGGCAAGCTGTTTGGGCGAGCAGGGAAGAGCAAAGAAAGGCACTGATTTGCCGGACTGGAGATATAATGAGCAATCAAATGGAATCGGAGATGTCTTACCCAAAGAACAACAGATCGGTCACTGTAGTGATCGAAAGAAAAATGACAAATGGTTCGACTGTACGACGAAAATCTTGAACCAACCAAAGAGTTAGCATCGAATGATGAGCGTACCCAAAGTAAAGCATAGCAATACGAAGAGACAATCATATGTCGAGCGGACATGAAGATAACGAGCGAGAGACGAAGATGTCATAGAAAGTAAACAGAGGAGATGTAAGGAGCAAGATCACGATAGGGCGAGTAGAGCAACAAAAAGAAGGGCATTCTGAATGGTCCATCTACCCGTTGATAGATGCGGGGAATTGATGGCAAAGGATGCTGTGTCAAGGCAAAGGACGAGAGAGGCTGAGGGAATCAGAAGACTGGGAGCGGGGACGAGGCATTCAAAGATATGCTCACCCTACCCAGACTTTGGGTTTACGTGGTGTTGCAGACAATGAAGCTCGAGGGCCAACGAAGGCAAATGGTGCTACCAAGACAATTGAGATGAAGCGAGAGTAATTAAGATAGAACAAGCTATCAAGCAAGATgaaggtgatgaagagattcGACCGTGGCAGAAGGCTGGAAGTGAGTGACGAGGAATGTGGCGATGTGATGCtgtgaggaggaagagaagaagaagaagagagagccagaagagaaagacatGACGGTTGAAGTGTAGGCGAGAATGGCAGAACCAACTTACCTAAGCGATGTAGCAACGCGGTGGCCTCGTAGAAACGGAAGCCGCCAAAAATTAAAAGcccaagaaagaggaaggagTCGTTATGATAAGCTATGCCAAAGAGTCGGAACCGATGATGGTGCAGGCGTGATGGCGGCGAGATCCGAGGCCAGAATTACCATCAAACAAAAAAGGACGTGTGTGGGGGAGGAAGAAATCGCGAGGGCGAGAGGAAGCGAGAGATGACGAAATACTCCCCGAGCCAGAGCAGAGCTGATTTGGCAGGCCGGTGCTTGACAACTGCCAGCTGTTTGTCGGTTCGGGCCTTTTGCCAGCTTGTTGATGCCAAGTGCCTGCCAACGACCTGCTGTTTCTAGGGGCAACAGACGCCTCGACTCGGGAATATCGATGCAGTGGGAAGTTTCTGGATGACGCTTCTGAAACGAAAATCGGAACTTGCGTGTCCCTTTGGCTTTGGCCCAGAAGAGTGCTGAGAGCAGCAGGAAGTCGGTAGGATATCCCCTAACTACCAGGTATTTTCGTTTCTTCAGGTctgcgaggacgaggacggcaCTTGGACGTCGTGGAACTTAATCTTCTCAGTGTAAGTCCCAAGCAGATGGATTAATGCTTATAAGTCTTCTCTATGCCTGGTACTGATAGCTCTGGATAGTCCCTGGCCACTGTCTCACAGGGCTGCAAAAACGACCGACGCTGCTTCGAATTCGAATCCAAAGAATGATTCTTCCTTGGAGCGATTACCTCGTCTTCCTTGAGACTGTCCTTTTACTCCAAAGCCAAGATGATGTCTCAAGCGACCTTCGAACGCAGGATTGGCgaattatagtagtattatgCAGAAGAGATAATACAATGCGACTACTTCAAGCATATATCACAAAATGCAACACGCTGGTCAACGAGGCTCGAATAACTAAGGTATAAAAGCGCGATATAATCCAGGAAGACTGGTCCAAATAAAGATGTAGTCGATCAAAATAGGGCACTCAATattgaaaggaaaaaataacGAGGGACAATAGGCATATTCTTTGAGAGGATTTTCGCTTTGGCATCTTGCCCAGGGATCCTCTCTTTATAAGGACGCACATGATGGTGGAATACAAGTAGATCTGGCCTTGCACTGATATGGGTACTACCAAGGTAGGTGAGTGCATGCATTAATGCTACCGAGCCAGAGGGttgctttttctctctttatcaGACATGCATAACCGTGGTTTACCATTTGAAAGAAGACAAGGTATATTGGCCAACCGGATTACTGGACTCTGATGAGACAAGATCCATCTTGTTCGGGAGACTTCCCCATGTTGCGCAAATGCCTACAAAAGGGTCCTTTATCCACTTGACAGCCCCAGCCAAAATGCACGGGGTGTACGGCAAGCCAAGGTGAGTCAACTTGCAAGCCATGGGTAAAGCCAGCTTTGCCGTCCCATTTTACTGAGACACGCTGCTTTGTCCACCGGCCGATCCAGTGCTATGGGGGAAATGTTGCTTTTTATGGTGCTATAGCAAGACTTTTCGGGCTATTGTCTCTCGCAAATACCatctatatatacctacacTAGGATTATTTTTCCTTACTACAATCAACCCAGCGCAAAAATCGGAAGCCGGTCGTAGGATACCAAATACAGCATCACAGAGGCTACTGAACCCAATGAGGCATCTCTTTGCATATGATAGGATATTCCATTCTGCAAATCCCGATATGCTCGCATTTTCACGCCGATTGTTAATTTAATTCTAGCGTTGAGCCCTTCGAGATACCAGCTATCTTACCAGATGCCCATATCCCCAGGGACGCGGCAGGGAAGTTTACGCAAGGAGAGCAGCGCAATCCCGCTTATCTCCCTGGCCAACAAATGGCCAATCCAAAGCCACTACCCTAGGCAAAGCGCCAACTACAGTAGATGCTCAACTTTGCCACTTATACACTTTGTTGtttgaaaggaaaaggaaagaaaaaagcaaattgGCTTTCAGGGGTCACGAGCGCCTCAAACATGCTAGTTTTGGAGGCAGCAGTGGTGGCTGTGGACATGAGACCTGGCATTTATGCCATGTCTTAAATCGCCCGTCTCGGTGCACACAAGTTACATACGCGGCCAACAGGATGCTATGCATGGCCAGTACCAGTTGTAGCCTACTTATAAAGGGAGATGTTGTAATTACAGTAAGAACCCAAAGTAATGGCGTCCCGATTGACCTATAATGTGACGTTCCAGGTTGACGACGCACACTGCTAAGATGCATAGGTATATGGCATATACAAGTTTGGCACATGATATCACGCATAAGAATTTGAGAATAATATGTAGATTAAATCTGTAAGTGTAGTATTTTCATAACCATCCGAGCCTGCACATTCGctgtttttgtttcttttttccccacCCGATCATATCCAAGCCCATCTCATTCATATCCTGTAACTCTACTCCGTATCCATCCTACCATCCTACGCAGCATGAATAATGACAtcgaaaataaaaaatcccCATGCAAGTGCGCTATTCAGGCCATTCCTGCTATGTAACCTCTAGATCCGATGCCCAGATAGTACGGGTCTGttctaataaaaaaacaaaaacaaaatcatTCCCAGATGTATGTGCATGGCTTTCACAATCAAACGCCCGCCAATGTGATCGCAATCGAAAGGCCACGCCCTCCCTTCTTGGCATGTTTTTCTTCATGTAActtgcctttttctctttcccttttccctttttttttttgaaggGGGAAGGCTTATTTTGATCAACTTATGCTAAATGCACTCATTTCTTTATGACCAGACATCCTCCTATAAGAAAAGTGGATTAGCTTGCTGTTTGTTTCATGGTGGGGTGGAGAGGAAGTTCGGATGATGGGGTATAGGGGATGAGACATACCTGGTACTGGTTTGCTGCTCTCATGTtcttgacaatctcctctgccttAGCCTCGGACACACCACGGCCCTCAGCAATGATTTGCGCAAGGACAGTGTTGACTTCGCGAGCCATGTTAGCGGCATCACCGCAGACGTAGAAGAAGGCCttttgagagagaagctCATTGACTTCGGCGGCTCGCTCCTTAAGACGGTGCTGGACGTAAACCTTTTTGGAAGTCTCTCGAGAGAAAGCAGTAACCAATTCGAATTTGTCACCAAGAGCCTTCTTGTATTCCTacaagcagtaaaaaaaaattgattaGTCAACACAAACCAGGCAAGGTAAGAGAAGAGTAAAATACATACCGCGAATTCATCCTCGTACATGAAATCCTCAGTGCTCTTACGGCAGCCGAAAAACAGCATCGTGCGTCCAACATTTGCGCCTTCGCGTGCCTGCTGAGCCCTCTCTTGGATGAAACCTCGGAAGGGAGCAACACCAGTTCCGGGACCAATCATGATAATGGGCTTGGCAGGGTCGGAGGGCAGCTTGAAGTTGGAGTGGCGGACATGAACGGGGACGTGAATGCCATCGTACTTGTTGCGGGGGCCGTTGAGCTCATAGGTCAGACCAAAGGGCGATGGGTTGGGGTCTCcgttttgcttttgtttcAAGGCGAGCAGATAGTTGGTGGCGACACCGCGGAAAGGGTCTTTGCGTCCCATCACCACGGATGACTCTACAACAGCGGTAACGGAAATCTTCTTGGGCTGGACATGGGAGGAAGACGAGATGGAGTAGTAACGGGGCTGCAGCTTGTTCAGACCTTCGATGAAAGCAGAGAAAGGGATCTTATCCCAGGTCTCTCCGTTGCCGACATGTTCCAGGAGGCGAGCGATGTTGAAGAGCTGAGAGCCGGTCTTTTCGTGGAAGTAGTCCTTGTCGTTACCCAACCTGTTCATCTCGGCCTGGATGGCCTCGTTGGGGGCAAAAGCAGCAAGAGTAGAGACGAATTGACGAGAGACGGGGGCACAGATTTCCAGGTGATAGCGGATGATGGCGTCGAAAGTGGTCGGAGTAGGGAAAGGAACCTTGGCAGTAGGCTCGAGAGCCTTGACAGAGATGACTTGCCCACGTTTTTCAGTGAGGCCAGTAACGCGCAAGAATCGATCAACCTCGTCGCCAGCATTAGTAGGCCAGATGGCAATGTGGTCACCGGTGGTGTACGAAAGAGTAGAGCCGCTGATATCGAATTCCAGGTGGATGCAGTTCCTGTCCTTGACCTTGAAGAGCTCGTAGGACTCGGCAATGGGGGCAATATACGGGTTGTGAGCGTTGAAGGGACCCTTGGCGCTGTTCTGAAGGTGCATCTTGTTAGGCTCGCCGACGTACACCTCTGCGGATTCGGCAGTCAGGCCTTCACGGTCGGTAATAGCAAAGATGGGTTCGTAGACAGCCTCGCGCTCTTCCAAGCCCATGTGCGCCGCCAAAGCAGTCCACATGGGGTCTTTCCAAGCCAAAAAGTCTTCTTCCATTGTACCAGCGCCATCGTCACCTTCGCCCGCAGCGCCAATACGGTGGGCGCCCAGCTTGGTCAAGAGCCTGTCGACCTCTCTGACCATGGTGTTGTAGTGTTCGTAGGTGTTGTTACCAAGACCGAAAGCGACGTAGTTGAGGTTGTCCAGCGGGGCATCATCGTTACCCTGCGAAAAGCTGACTCCGTCTTCCTTGATGTACTCGAAGAACTCAACCGCATTGTCAGTCGGCTCGCCCTCGCCATAGGTGGCCAGAACGAAGATGGCAATTTTGTCCGAGGGCAGCGTATCCATAG
Proteins encoded:
- a CDS encoding uncharacterized protein (TransMembrane:1 (o6-24i)) — translated: MAELDTLDIVVLGVILLGSIVYFTKGSLWGKQKDPYATSTNLNGMAARPVRTRNFVEKMEESGKNCIIFFGSQTGTAEDYASRLAKEGKSRFGLETMIADLEEYDFDAMDTLPSDKIAIFVLATYGEGEPTDNAVEFFEYIKEDGVSFSQGNDDAPLDNLNYVAFGLGNNTYEHYNTMVREVDRLLTKLGAHRIGAAGEGDDGAGTMEEDFLAWKDPMWTALAAHMGLEEREAVYEPIFAITDREGLTAESAEVYVGEPNKMHLQNSAKGPFNAHNPYIAPIAESYELFKVKDRNCIHLEFDISGSTLSYTTGDHIAIWPTNAGDEVDRFLRVTGLTEKRGQVISVKALEPTAKVPFPTPTTFDAIIRYHLEICAPVSRQFVSTLAAFAPNEAIQAEMNRLGNDKDYFHEKTGSQLFNIARLLEHVGNGETWDKIPFSAFIEGLNKLQPRYYSISSSSHVQPKKISVTAVVESSVVMGRKDPFRGVATNYLLALKQKQNGDPNPSPFGLTYELNGPRNKYDGIHVPVHVRHSNFKLPSDPAKPIIMIGPGTGVAPFRGFIQERAQQAREGANVGRTMLFFGCRKSTEDFMYEDEFAEYKKALGDKFELVTAFSRETSKKVYVQHRLKERAAEVNELLSQKAFFYVCGDAANMAREVNTVLAQIIAEGRGVSEAKAEEIVKNMRAANQYQEDVWS